GCGTGCGCGCGTCGAACCAGAGCGCCACGCCCTGCACCCGCGCCCGGCGGGCGTCGGGGTCGAGCGCCTCGAGGAAGCCCGTCTGCACGTCCAGGTACTCGATGACGAAGACGTCGCTGACGTCGTCGGGGCTGGTTTTCACCGCAACGATGGGTTTCCCCTCGCGCTCGAGCTCCACCGTGGGGCAGTTGACGCAGGCCTCGTCCGGCTGCTGCGCCCCCGCCCAGAGCGCGAGCGCGAGGGCGAGGACGGCCGCGGCTCTATTCCCCAACCTTCTTGAACTCCTCGGCGGGCAGGGTGAAGGGTTTGCGGTAGACCTGCACCCGGTGCTTGTTGACGTTGTGCAGCAGCGTGCCGCCCGAGGTCTTGAACCCCTCGGCCGCGTTGACGCTGCGCGCGGGGTTGCCGATGACGATGGCCTCGCCGGTCTCGTCGTCGTAGTAGAGGGCGTCGCCGGTCGTGGTGATCTCGCCGTCGACCAGCTTCACCCCGCCGGTGGCGATCAGCTTCTTGCTGCGCGTGAGGCTGCGCACCTCGGGTGCGTTGATGACGAGCTCGCCGTCCTTGCGCTCGCGCACCAGCTTGACCGTGCCCTGGTCCATGGTGAAGACGGCGAGACCGCGTTCCTCTTCGTAGTAGACGCGGTCGGCCCACCCCTTCTGGTTTCCGCTCGCCAGGACCACCCCGCCCGACGAGGTCGAGATGTCGGTGTCAACGTCGAAGCTCATCTCCTGGGCGCGCACCTCCACGGGGTCTTCGCCTTCCTTGGCGGGCTCCTGGTGCATCTCGGCGGGCCCCGCCAGCACCCCCAGGCCGGTGGCCTCGGAGTAGACGAGCCGCGGGCCTTTGGCGGTGAGGCGGCCGCGCGTTACCGTGACGCCGCCCTCGAAGGTCGCGGTGCGCTCGCCCTCGGCGGCCTGCATGCTCTTGCCTTCGGGGGCCTCGAGCACCGCCTTGCTCGCCAGGATCTGCAGGTCGCCGACGGTGCCCACGATGCCGTCGGGCCGGTTGCTCTCGTAGATCCAGGGGCCGTTGCGCAGGTTGCCGCTGCGGCGGCCGTCCTCGTAGCTGATCTTGATGATGCGGCTGTTCGCGGCCGCCAGCGCCAGTGCGCCGATCAGCAGGAACCACAGGATTCGGGTCACGCGCGAGCTACTCATTGGGGGCACACTCCTTGACGTTGTCCATTTCGACGATGTCCTCTCCGTTTTCCCACGATGCCTCTTCCAGTTTAAAGTCCGAACGGAACCGCTCGCCGCGCACCGAGATCCCGGGGCCGGTGAGCGTGAAGGTGGGGGCGTAGAAGCCGCGGTCCTGGCGGAT
This genomic stretch from Oceanithermus profundus DSM 14977 harbors:
- a CDS encoding LptA/OstA family protein; translation: MTRILWFLLIGALALAAANSRIIKISYEDGRRSGNLRNGPWIYESNRPDGIVGTVGDLQILASKAVLEAPEGKSMQAAEGERTATFEGGVTVTRGRLTAKGPRLVYSEATGLGVLAGPAEMHQEPAKEGEDPVEVRAQEMSFDVDTDISTSSGGVVLASGNQKGWADRVYYEEERGLAVFTMDQGTVKLVRERKDGELVINAPEVRSLTRSKKLIATGGVKLVDGEITTTGDALYYDDETGEAIVIGNPARSVNAAEGFKTSGGTLLHNVNKHRVQVYRKPFTLPAEEFKKVGE